AATGCCCGCCCCAAGTGATATTGTCCAATCCCTTTTCCTAACTAGTGAGTTAATACTTACAATCCAAAAGCATCAAAATGTGAACCTTTCAgcctcttcatcttcatcttcgtcTATACCGTCCTCATCTTCGGTGAACATCTCATCTTCCTCTTCAACTTGATCTTCCTCGTCCTCATCCATCATGGCTTTGCCCCTCTCACCTTTGTCCTTCAAACCAGTGCTCAAGACCACAGTTTCTCCCCCGGACTTCTCCATATCCTTCCTCAACTTCTCCATGTTCTCCTTTCTGTGTTCCTCCTCCAAACGTTGCTTCTCTGCCCGTCTTTTGTCCAGATCAGCCCTACACAAGCAAGAAATTGTGAAAACTAGATCAATTATGCACATCCATATTCCGTGGCACTGTAATATATGGTGAAGAAAAGTTGGTTGTTGAAGTTCAGGCCTTACTTATAGCTGTCCATGTACTCCTCAGCACTAGCTTCAACGGCCTTAAAGAAATCCTTCATTCCAGCACCAGAAACTGCAGAAACTCCAACAGACCGCAAGTTCTTATAGAATTCATCCAGCACAAGGGAGAGGCTCTGAGCTAAATTTGAAGAGTATGAACTATCTGCACTCACTGCTGCTTGAAATGTCTCAAAATCCTCCATCCACTGCATCAACAGCAGTTTTCAAGAGAACAATAAACAAAAACGAAAAGTTATTTCATATTTGATTTCACACTTGAAATCGAGAAAATTTTGATGCTCAAGTTAGTGGAGGTGAAAGTTGAAACAGCTTGGTTATCCACTATGTACATTGAACTacaattctatataaattttgatttttgtatCATTTCAATCAAACTACTAAAATGTGGACAAATAAGAATTAAAAATGGTATTCCAACTATTGAATCATAATGGGCTCGtttgaatgtgcttttaaaatgactgaaagcgcttttagagaaaatgtttttcagttccaaaagcacttaaagtgctttctgcaagaagcaccagttatgtgcttctcccaggaagcactttaagtgcttttccagaatttacttgcatatttactaaggattggttccaaaaacattttcaccaaaagtggtttcaatcattttaaatgCACATCCAAATGAGCTCAATAATATGAAACGTGAAATCAGGCTAAATTGTCAAGTAGAATTCTTGACAACAGAACCGGTTGGACAACATCAATTCCACTagaaaaataagttaaataacataaaataacCTCCACGTTGTGTTGTGTTCTGCTCACTGTTACTCATAGACTTCTCATGGCAGACTGCCCCTATAAAcattttttctccatttttttacatcaatttggtaatttaaactttaaacctGAGTTTGAGACAGATTCTACTACTAAGCCCTAGCAATATATTCGGGAACCATCTACTGCTAATTTAGCGGGAAACCAACTCCAATTGTGGTTTTCCCTAAAAGCTTCCAGACCCACCAAATTCAAGTATATTCAAAGTGGGTATGTCATTGAAGTGCTTATGTATGGGGGGGGGCGACCGCCGAATTTACATCAGAAATGGGTGTCGGTCTATGTCAGCATGCTCTGTTGTGCTTGCATTCGCACACATATTACATAAATAAAGCATACCTCCAAAGCAAACTGATGTTGAGCCACGTCAATCTTGTTGAATGCCAACACAAGAGGTAACCTTGTCTTGTAAAGGATACTACAAGCATAAAGCATGTTGCTCATAAAAGTAACCGGGCTAGCAGAACGAGGTGTATCTACCACATAAGCAATTACAGTAGGAAACGTTGATGCAAACGCTTCTGTGATGATAGCACCAGAGGCAGACCAAGTGAATATCTCAATCTGACCCGGAGTATCCACAAGAACATAATCAAGCTGATGCGCTCGCTTCTCAATGACTGAAACAACCTGAAATTGGAGATCATGATGATAATTTCATTTTGAATAcgtgagagaaagagaaagaatgaTACAAGCCAAAGCATGAGCTACAAGAACCACTTTAATCAAACGAATAGAACCATTATTCCCAAAAATGCAATCAATGCttatatggatgacttagataaaaacaaaatggcaCCAAGTCTCATAGGCAACGTTCTATAGAACGAAATTATTTAAGACAAAGATTCACAGGCAACGTTTTACCTCATCAAACTTGGTAGCAAACAAGTTGAGTGAAGTCAAAATCCCCCCATTTGGTCCAAGATTGAATTGCTTCATCACCTCCTTGTACCGAACGGTATCCCTTATGTCAATATTTGCACCAAACGGTAAAGTCATCACAGCCGGGTCAAGGTTCATCACATAGCCACGAATGTCGGATTCACGAGTGTGTGAAACCAACTGCTGCATAAAGGTTGTTTTACCACTCCCTAATCAAAACACACAACACATTACCATCATTCAACTTCAAGCACTCACAAATAACATAACTCTTCATCAAATTCAAAACCGAAATGAATCAGGTAGAACGACCACATTGCTATAATAAACAAAGAAACCCCAATTAAATTCGACGCAATTACCTGCCATGCCCACCACAATTATAATAACAGGTTTTCTCTTGAAATTGGACCCCGACTGCCCTGACGATGATTCCTCAACTTGCAGTTTCTTCATCGAATCAGTAagttcctcatcttctttgcccttattcttcagaacaaatcaaacaaatcccagcttaatccaaaaaaaaaaataccaacttAATTCAAACAAGTTAGAACAATGactcactacaaaaaattaaattagaaaccCCAAATAAGTTTGTAGTTTTAGGGTTTCCGTGCAGGAATTTAAGAGCACAATAAAAGAAACCCTAGTGcgcgaaagagagagagagagagagagagagagagtacctgaATGGTGGAAGAGTCTTCGGAGTCCATGGGTATCGGCGCGCCACCTCCTTCCTCCTGCGATTTGATGTTAATTTTCTGGAAATCTGAATCGATGTCCATTCCGGCGAAGGGGATTGCTGGGTCCCACCTCTTTCCTTCCTGCGCCGCTGTGGGGTGTGGCGAGAATACGGGGGTTTATGGGAGTGCTGGGTGTGCGAGGAGAATATTTGGAGACGTTTATGGGATTTTCTATGACACTTGTACACTGCttgatgaaaaaagaaaaaaggcagTTCTCAAATGACTTATTTCGAGAGATTTTCCATTATAACCGCCGTATCACATATCATTATATAAATAGtaggatatatgtgttaaaaatttaataatttaaaaaatataattttccaccacttatgTAAAAACACGAAGTGTACCACCCGTGTTTCCttcacaatgaaaattttctcctttcttagagcaagtccacccttgCATGTTGCTCAGGGGACAGCCTCCTTCCAAGGGCCTGAGGGCCGGTCGAAATGGGTCCAGCCATGaagggcccgagtgagggtgggagcccgagcgagggggggtggggagtcgacgggcctgtggcccgagggctttgtaattttttattttttttgtgtcagagagagagagagagaaggggggaCCGGAGCTGGGTTCGTCGCAGGGGAAGTGGGTCGTCGCAGGGGAAGTGGGTGCGGAAGGGAAGTGGGTCGTCGTAGGGGGGAAGGCAGGGTGGGTTGTCGCCGAGGGGGGGGGGCGGGAGATGGGGTCGTCGCAGGGGAAGTGGGTGCGGAAGGGAAGTGGGTCGTcgcgggggggggggtgggggggaAGGCAGGGTGGGGGAGGAGGTAGCTAGGTTCTAGTTTTTGCAGGGGGTTCTCGGGGATGGGAGGAGAGGTGGAAGAAATGGGTTCGGGTCTGGTTTTTGCAGGGGGTTCTCGGGGGTGGGAGGAGAGGTGGAAGAAATGGGttcgggttttttttttttttaattttttttaattggattaatattataatatttttaatgtataaactattatttaaacaaacaaaaaaaattattatttcaattgcctattgccaggggagagggctccaagggtggagatgcaaatggcaattactgttcattaatgacaattactattcattggtggcagttactgttcaatagggtggattcaataatggattgccaggggggagggctctatgggtggagttgctcttagagcATCTCGCGCTATACGGAGCTGAAAAAATGGTGAATATAACTTAAAGCCTCGAATATCGTGGAAATATCAATACTAAATTAAAAGTGAGAGATCTTACGTTTGAATCTCGTAAatgacgaatttgataccaaattaaacTGCTCATTGTGTGGTTTAGTCGAACTCCCCCTCCTCTTAATGTAAAATTATCAAtgtactaaaataaaaaaaaaataaaaaaacttagagcctaattaattttttaggcTTTAAAATATAATCTCGCTCAATGTAGGGCTATATATCATTCAGACTTTATATGCGGCTAtctatttatataataatttgATTACGCAGTAATTGTTTTGTGTGCAAACTTCTCTTAAGttgatttttgaaattgaaaactttttttttggttaacttTTCTTTAGTTGTTTGCTTATGCTTTCAAGTAACTAAATTGTAATACCCTTACAGTTTACGTAtgttgtttgtttatgttttcgATTTAGGTCTGTAACCTAGGGGTGAGctcaaaaaactgaaaaaccgAACAATCgagttgaaaaagaaaaaacagaaccaaaccaaaccttattggtttggtttcgattttggaggttcggaaaccgaaccgaactaaATCCCTTTATACTTTATGAATGTATGCCCATGATGTTTCTTTTGTGAAACGTTGTTGCCAGGTTTGAAACTAAGTCCAGGACTTTTTCAAGGAGTATACTTGGTTCCATTAGGGAGAATATTTCGTTGGTTATAGAGAAAAGTTTTGGAAGGCTTTGGAACTTGGAAGAGTTTCTCCTATTTGTTTGCTTTTTGAATGGATACGatgatcatttttcttttaattgagGTTGTTGGTATAACTTGACCTTCCCACTTTCccaattttcttattattagtctacCAATGCAAGTCTCTTTTCTAAATTCcatattaaagaaaaattaagttttataaaataaaaaagccaaaaccgaaccaaacaaaatcaaactgaaaaaaaaacggaacccaaaaaaagggaaagaaaattgAACCGATTCAGTTTGATTTTGTTCGGTATGGTTTCggcaaaaaaccaaaccgaatgaAACCAAACTCACCCCTACTATATTCTACCAATGTCATTTCAATATATAGggtgtttttaattttgaaattaataaaagtaagCTCTTTTAGACCATATCCAACatttgggttaaaacctaaaatttttaacccaaaaaatttaggttCTAACCCAGAAACAGTTTCTCTCATCAAACCATTATGAGTTAAATTTTTAGCctgaaattattaaagaatgaatttaggataatttttttttcttaaagtaattttttttttataaaaaaattatgtagactgtcctaatttaattttataaacattttaacctaaaaatatttagattccgataaatattaaaaaatcactaaaccaacaccatgaaactcgtggGACACTACGAAAGAatatcaaacaaataaaataaaaaaaagttcaattgctttagctgttggatttaaatttggaccgttagatatATTtttgggttaatctcagtttactactttgaaattttttagttttcaacatttggtacatggagtttttttcatcccagagtggtacctaaagtcataattttgggacactttcatacatccgtcaAGGTTGCTATTAA
The nucleotide sequence above comes from Malus sylvestris chromosome 16, drMalSylv7.2, whole genome shotgun sequence. Encoded proteins:
- the LOC126608727 gene encoding GPN-loop GTPase QQT2-like isoform X1 produces the protein MDIDSDFQKINIKSQEEGGGAPIPMDSEDSSTIQNKGKEDEELTDSMKKLQVEESSSGQSGSNFKRKPVIIIVVGMAGSGKTTFMQQLVSHTRESDIRGYVMNLDPAVMTLPFGANIDIRDTVRYKEVMKQFNLGPNGGILTSLNLFATKFDEVVSVIEKRAHQLDYVLVDTPGQIEIFTWSASGAIITEAFASTFPTVIAYVVDTPRSASPVTFMSNMLYACSILYKTRLPLVLAFNKIDVAQHQFALEWMEDFETFQAAVSADSSYSSNLAQSLSLVLDEFYKNLRSVGVSAVSGAGMKDFFKAVEASAEEYMDSYKADLDKRRAEKQRLEEEHRKENMEKLRKDMEKSGGETVVLSTGLKDKGERGKAMMDEDEEDQVEEEDEMFTEDEDGIDEDEDEEAERFTF
- the LOC126608727 gene encoding GPN-loop GTPase QQT2-like isoform X2; this encodes MKKLQVEESSSGQSGSNFKRKPVIIIVVGMAGSGKTTFMQQLVSHTRESDIRGYVMNLDPAVMTLPFGANIDIRDTVRYKEVMKQFNLGPNGGILTSLNLFATKFDEVVSVIEKRAHQLDYVLVDTPGQIEIFTWSASGAIITEAFASTFPTVIAYVVDTPRSASPVTFMSNMLYACSILYKTRLPLVLAFNKIDVAQHQFALEWMEDFETFQAAVSADSSYSSNLAQSLSLVLDEFYKNLRSVGVSAVSGAGMKDFFKAVEASAEEYMDSYKADLDKRRAEKQRLEEEHRKENMEKLRKDMEKSGGETVVLSTGLKDKGERGKAMMDEDEEDQVEEEDEMFTEDEDGIDEDEDEEAERFTF